A region from the Paraurantiacibacter namhicola genome encodes:
- a CDS encoding lysozyme inhibitor LprI family protein: MTTLATLTLLIAAAPAPAQEWNCENPLTQSEMNYCAHQDYKKSDARLNEVWSRAAADAKARDADNTDMDDGRPGYFETLLEGQRSWLAYRDAHCRMEGYEARGGSLEPLLVATCKDHLTQLRSAELEALLETY, from the coding sequence ATGACCACGCTTGCAACGCTCACGCTTCTCATCGCCGCCGCGCCTGCGCCTGCTCAGGAATGGAATTGCGAAAACCCGCTCACCCAGTCGGAAATGAATTACTGCGCGCATCAGGATTACAAGAAATCCGATGCGCGGCTGAACGAGGTCTGGTCCAGGGCCGCTGCCGACGCGAAGGCGCGCGATGCTGACAATACCGACATGGACGATGGCCGCCCCGGCTATTTCGAGACCCTGCTGGAAGGGCAGCGCAGCTGGCTGGCTTACCGTGACGCGCACTGCCGCATGGAAGGGTATGAGGCGCGCGGCGGATCGCTGGAGCCGCTGCTGGTGGCAACCTGCAAGGATCACCTGACCCAGCTGCGCAGCGCAGAGCTGGAAGCCCTGCTGGAAACCTATTAG
- a CDS encoding heme-dependent oxidative N-demethylase family protein produces the protein MGLKALTEHDWLQGEPDLAARRAAFAAHPGSAALLPQAEPAGAELAAMLGVDGSLADAALTTWEDMCLLLRSDGEDMYRLSGAAVAFPTDWHPAEKLGLPLIALHAPIHGYEQQLATGVDRFMETLKPGKIYGRANWFVAPTGAPRWMADELPADPFAGVTAENAGARLFVRCERQTLRKLPESGAILFTIGIYTSALGDLTLANITRMSRAIATIPREEAERRGSGDYALALATYAASRCGPDYDLPEGTTTP, from the coding sequence ATGGGCCTGAAGGCCCTCACCGAGCACGACTGGCTACAAGGCGAACCCGATCTCGCCGCACGGCGAGCCGCTTTCGCCGCCCATCCCGGCAGCGCGGCGCTGCTACCGCAGGCAGAACCGGCAGGCGCGGAACTGGCAGCCATGCTGGGCGTGGACGGCAGCCTGGCCGATGCCGCACTCACCACCTGGGAGGACATGTGCCTGCTGCTGCGCTCCGATGGCGAGGACATGTACCGCCTGTCAGGCGCGGCCGTCGCCTTCCCGACCGACTGGCATCCGGCGGAGAAGCTGGGCCTGCCGCTGATTGCGCTGCACGCGCCGATCCATGGCTATGAACAGCAGCTGGCCACCGGGGTCGACCGGTTCATGGAGACGCTGAAGCCGGGGAAGATCTATGGCCGCGCGAACTGGTTCGTCGCGCCAACAGGTGCCCCGCGCTGGATGGCGGACGAGCTGCCTGCCGATCCCTTCGCCGGTGTAACCGCCGAAAATGCGGGCGCGCGCCTGTTCGTGCGCTGCGAGCGGCAGACCCTGCGAAAGCTGCCGGAAAGCGGCGCGATCCTTTTCACGATCGGCATATATACGAGTGCGCTCGGTGACCTCACGCTTGCCAATATCACGCGCATGTCCCGCGCCATTGCGACCATACCCCGCGAGGAAGCCGAGCGGCGCGGGTCCGGCGATTACGCCCTTGCCTTGGCGACCTATGCTGCGTCACGATGCGGACCGGACTACGACTTGCCGGAGGGGACCACCACGCCATGA
- a CDS encoding response regulator — MASQAATGEQPNVLIVEDEFIVALDLSETVRDLGYKVEGPFANKDHAFIAIDQRMPDIAILDVQTADGEVYPLADALSEAGVPLVFHSGHATPEELRERYPDAIACSKPCPPDQLIGMLARAKEGAH, encoded by the coding sequence ATGGCAAGCCAAGCGGCAACCGGCGAACAGCCGAACGTTCTTATCGTGGAGGACGAGTTCATCGTCGCCCTCGACTTGTCCGAAACCGTTCGCGACCTCGGCTACAAGGTCGAAGGGCCCTTCGCCAACAAGGACCACGCCTTCATCGCCATCGACCAGCGCATGCCGGACATTGCGATCCTGGACGTGCAGACTGCCGATGGCGAGGTGTATCCGCTGGCCGATGCGCTCAGTGAGGCAGGTGTCCCGCTGGTATTCCACAGCGGCCATGCCACGCCCGAGGAACTGCGCGAACGCTATCCCGATGCCATCGCCTGCAGCAAGCCATGCCCGCCCGACCAGCTGATCGGCATGCTGGCCCGCGCCAAGGAAGGCGCGCACTGA
- a CDS encoding OmpA family protein has product MRAITHFLQRPTLALALGVFAVFMLAILGGRLTGAPIAAALEEEAARAIAAVDGTPVKAEFASPNGLPSRHPRLTGGEDLAESKRAEIARAVAAVHGVGGPVWADGTMQAESSVPQVDPLHCQDDVQALLRARSLRFEEGSARIDEGSSALVAEVADALRPCLGAIIAITGHTDSSGPEPGNLALSRERADAVRQALIARGIPADGLRARGVGSREPVPDLPPQDPANRRIEFRVVATNPIVPTPVDTPGPR; this is encoded by the coding sequence ATGCGCGCGATAACCCATTTCCTGCAGCGCCCGACGCTGGCGCTAGCCCTGGGCGTGTTCGCCGTTTTCATGCTCGCCATTCTCGGCGGGAGGCTGACCGGCGCGCCCATTGCGGCAGCGCTTGAGGAGGAGGCCGCACGCGCCATCGCGGCAGTGGACGGCACGCCCGTGAAGGCCGAGTTTGCCTCCCCCAATGGCCTGCCCTCGCGCCACCCGCGTCTGACGGGCGGCGAAGACCTGGCCGAGAGCAAGCGCGCGGAGATTGCCCGCGCCGTGGCGGCCGTGCATGGCGTCGGCGGCCCGGTATGGGCGGACGGGACGATGCAGGCCGAAAGCAGCGTGCCGCAAGTCGATCCGCTGCATTGCCAGGACGATGTGCAGGCACTGCTGCGCGCACGCTCCCTGCGGTTCGAGGAAGGCAGCGCCCGTATCGACGAAGGCAGTAGCGCGCTGGTGGCCGAAGTCGCCGATGCGCTGCGGCCCTGCCTAGGCGCGATCATCGCCATCACCGGGCATACGGACAGCTCCGGGCCTGAGCCGGGCAACCTTGCCCTGTCGCGCGAACGGGCCGACGCCGTGCGGCAGGCGCTGATCGCGCGCGGCATCCCGGCCGACGGCTTGCGCGCCCGCGGTGTCGGCTCGCGCGAGCCCGTGCCGGACCTGCCGCCGCAGGACCCGGCCAACCGCCGCATAGAATTTCGCGTTGTGGCGACCAATCCCATCGTGCCCACACCCGTAGATACGCCCGGCCCGCGCTGA
- a CDS encoding lipopolysaccharide biosynthesis protein, which yields MSTQPPAQPPGAPAAPGNGTDNGEDIATLAKGGRTNFFGFLLRLAARLPFLFIAGRLYGPENLGRFASALVVVELIALVCALGEKRGLAQRLSEAEDVRPANTVFDGILLTTVLSVLAALFFWAVPAPMFPNGMNGPLDIWLVTGIPAFALTEILLAAQACRHDIGTTVRSRAIVEPWTISIMAGVLYYIVPDSGLALAYIASVYAGLIVAVIPFLRDYGLPRGWRPHPVALWKQASRAFPLATADAVEWGTRRVDIFILGLFASPVAVGIYYVAQQVASLPQKLKTSFEPILGPVITKNLKTKNYQAIAKQVSQVGFWIIAAQAGIGLALLLPGEAVMRLVGPDFVGGTGALTFLLTAEVVAATAVVSEAVLVYIARKRNLALSLGTIAFQVVLTIGLIKLVEHLGYDEGYKAAAAAIALMVALGTASFVKARLLARLLEAPINNFRWALVWAAAPAGLVGWIVTQFPDWFELTIGIPAILVAYGIVIWKRGFGPEDRVLFRKGNTPDKDLPEDPVASTPSEVR from the coding sequence GTGAGCACGCAGCCCCCGGCCCAGCCGCCCGGTGCGCCCGCAGCGCCCGGAAATGGCACTGACAATGGCGAGGATATCGCCACGCTGGCCAAGGGTGGCCGCACGAATTTCTTCGGCTTCCTGCTGCGGCTGGCTGCGCGCCTGCCCTTCCTGTTCATCGCGGGCCGGCTTTACGGGCCAGAGAACCTTGGCCGCTTCGCCAGCGCGCTGGTGGTGGTCGAACTCATCGCGCTCGTCTGCGCGCTCGGCGAAAAGCGCGGCCTTGCCCAGCGGCTGAGCGAGGCGGAGGATGTGCGCCCGGCAAATACCGTGTTCGACGGCATCCTGCTGACCACGGTCCTCTCCGTCCTCGCAGCATTGTTCTTCTGGGCCGTGCCTGCACCCATGTTCCCCAACGGCATGAACGGCCCGCTGGATATCTGGCTTGTCACGGGCATTCCGGCGTTTGCGCTGACGGAGATCCTGCTGGCCGCGCAGGCCTGCCGCCACGATATCGGCACCACCGTGCGCAGCCGCGCCATCGTGGAGCCGTGGACCATCTCCATCATGGCAGGCGTACTGTATTACATCGTGCCCGATAGCGGGCTAGCGCTGGCTTACATCGCCTCGGTCTATGCCGGGCTGATCGTGGCCGTGATCCCCTTCCTGCGCGATTATGGCTTGCCCCGGGGTTGGCGGCCGCATCCTGTCGCGCTGTGGAAGCAGGCGAGCCGCGCCTTCCCGCTGGCCACTGCCGACGCGGTGGAATGGGGCACAAGGCGCGTCGACATCTTCATATTGGGCCTGTTCGCATCGCCCGTCGCGGTGGGCATCTATTATGTCGCCCAGCAGGTCGCCAGCCTGCCGCAGAAGCTGAAGACGAGCTTCGAGCCGATCCTCGGCCCGGTCATCACCAAGAACCTGAAGACGAAGAATTACCAGGCCATCGCCAAGCAGGTCAGCCAGGTGGGCTTCTGGATCATCGCCGCGCAGGCCGGCATCGGGCTGGCGCTGCTGCTGCCGGGCGAGGCGGTGATGCGTCTGGTGGGTCCGGACTTCGTAGGCGGCACGGGCGCGCTGACATTCCTGCTGACGGCGGAAGTCGTGGCGGCCACCGCCGTCGTGTCCGAAGCCGTGCTGGTTTACATCGCCCGCAAACGGAATCTGGCCCTTTCGCTTGGGACAATCGCCTTTCAGGTGGTCCTGACGATCGGGCTGATCAAACTGGTCGAACACCTCGGGTATGACGAGGGATACAAGGCGGCCGCTGCGGCCATCGCCCTGATGGTGGCGCTGGGCACGGCATCCTTCGTGAAGGCGCGCCTGCTGGCTCGCCTGCTGGAAGCGCCAATCAACAACTTCCGCTGGGCGCTGGTCTGGGCAGCGGCTCCCGCTGGCCTGGTGGGCTGGATCGTCACCCAGTTCCCGGACTGGTTCGAGCTGACCATCGGCATCCCGGCCATCCTGGTAGCTTACGGCATCGTCATCTGGAAACGCGGCTTCGGGCCGGAAGACCGCGTGCTGTTTCGCAAGGGGAACACGCCGGACAAGGACCTGCCCGAAGACCCGGTTGCCAGCACACCTTCGGAGGTGCGGTAG
- a CDS encoding NAD(P)H-dependent glycerol-3-phosphate dehydrogenase, with protein MTDERRNRDREGRTVGVIGAGAWGTALAQMLASDGRDVLLWAFEPEVVEQVNSAHRNATFLPSAELSPSIKATGNLEDLAALDIALVVTPAQLIRRVLGSMEGTPRDLVICSKGIEAGTLLPANDVVSEVKPDAEVAVLSGPTFAHEVAAGLPTAVTLACGGAEEQWQRLAPAIARPAFRPYYSDDVAGAEIGGAVKNVLAIACGVVDGLGLGQNARAALIARGYAEMTRFGLALGARSETLAGLCGMGDLVLTCSSTASRNFSLGKALGEGQSPADLLSNRVTVAEGAHTCPVLNELAARHGVEMPIAAAVAQLLDGAPARDVVSDLLARPLKPEGAQR; from the coding sequence ATGACCGACGAACGGCGCAACCGGGACCGCGAAGGCCGCACCGTCGGCGTGATCGGCGCAGGCGCGTGGGGCACGGCGCTGGCGCAGATGCTGGCGAGCGACGGCCGCGATGTGCTGCTGTGGGCGTTCGAGCCCGAAGTGGTCGAGCAGGTCAATTCGGCGCATCGCAACGCGACATTCCTGCCCTCGGCCGAACTTTCGCCATCGATCAAGGCCACCGGCAACCTAGAAGACCTCGCCGCGCTGGACATCGCCCTGGTGGTAACGCCCGCACAGCTGATCCGCCGCGTCCTGGGATCGATGGAGGGCACGCCGCGCGACCTCGTAATCTGTTCCAAGGGCATAGAGGCCGGGACGCTGCTGCCTGCCAATGACGTGGTCAGCGAGGTCAAGCCGGACGCCGAAGTGGCCGTCCTGTCCGGCCCCACATTCGCGCATGAGGTTGCCGCAGGACTGCCCACCGCCGTCACGCTGGCCTGCGGCGGCGCAGAGGAGCAGTGGCAGCGCCTCGCCCCCGCGATCGCCCGCCCGGCCTTCCGCCCCTATTACAGCGACGATGTTGCCGGTGCGGAAATCGGCGGCGCGGTGAAAAACGTGCTCGCCATCGCCTGCGGCGTGGTGGACGGTCTGGGTCTTGGCCAGAACGCCCGCGCCGCCCTAATCGCGCGCGGCTATGCGGAAATGACGCGCTTCGGCCTGGCGCTGGGCGCGCGCTCCGAAACGCTGGCCGGCCTGTGCGGCATGGGCGACCTCGTCCTCACCTGCTCCAGCACGGCCAGCCGCAATTTCTCGCTCGGCAAGGCGCTGGGCGAAGGGCAATCGCCTGCCGACCTGCTGAGCAACCGCGTGACCGTGGCCGAGGGCGCGCACACCTGCCCTGTGCTAAATGAACTGGCGGCCAGGCACGGCGTGGAAATGCCCATCGCCGCTGCCGTGGCGCAGCTGCTGGACGGCGCCCCTGCGCGCGATGTCGTCTCCGACTTGCTGGCCCGCCCGCTCAAGCCAGAAGGGGCGCAGAGGTGA
- the tsaD gene encoding tRNA (adenosine(37)-N6)-threonylcarbamoyltransferase complex transferase subunit TsaD, with product MPIVLGIESSCDETAAALVDGDRRVLAQRIASQDDHHAPYGGVVPEIAARAHAERLAPLVQAVLDDAGKELADCDAIAATAGPGLIGGVMVGLVTAKALAMASDVPLLAINHLEGHALSPRLADAKLDFPYALLLVSGGHCQILRVGGVGQYTRLATTIDDALGEAYDKTAKILGLGFPGGPAVEKLAREGDPHAVPLPRPLKGSAEPHFSFAGLKSAVMRAHQSGEHAAADIAASFQQAAVDCLIDRMTRALDTMEPVTALVVAGGVAANATVRGALEGLAEKNGLDFVAPPLALCTDNAAMIAWAGIERLPLGEFAPLDVSARPRWPLDPDAEAVRGAGVKA from the coding sequence ATGCCAATAGTGCTCGGGATCGAGAGTTCATGCGATGAAACCGCCGCCGCCCTCGTGGACGGCGATCGGCGTGTGCTGGCCCAGCGTATTGCCAGCCAGGACGATCACCATGCGCCCTATGGCGGCGTGGTGCCCGAAATCGCCGCCCGCGCCCATGCGGAGCGGCTCGCGCCGCTGGTGCAGGCCGTGCTGGACGATGCGGGCAAGGAACTGGCCGATTGCGACGCGATTGCCGCGACGGCAGGCCCCGGCCTGATCGGCGGCGTGATGGTGGGGCTGGTGACGGCCAAGGCGCTGGCCATGGCGAGCGACGTGCCGCTGCTGGCCATCAACCATCTGGAAGGCCACGCGCTCAGCCCGCGCCTGGCGGACGCGAAGCTCGACTTTCCATACGCCCTGCTGCTGGTGAGCGGCGGACATTGCCAGATCCTGCGCGTCGGCGGGGTCGGCCAGTACACCCGTCTTGCTACCACGATCGACGATGCGCTGGGCGAGGCTTACGACAAGACCGCCAAGATCCTGGGCCTCGGCTTCCCGGGCGGCCCGGCGGTGGAGAAGCTGGCGCGCGAGGGCGATCCGCACGCCGTTCCCCTCCCCCGACCGTTGAAGGGCAGCGCGGAGCCGCATTTCAGCTTTGCTGGCCTGAAGAGCGCCGTAATGCGCGCGCACCAGTCCGGCGAGCACGCGGCGGCGGACATTGCCGCCAGTTTCCAGCAGGCCGCAGTCGACTGCCTGATAGACCGGATGACGCGGGCGCTGGACACGATGGAGCCTGTCACCGCGCTGGTGGTGGCCGGCGGCGTGGCGGCAAACGCCACGGTTCGCGGGGCGCTGGAAGGGCTGGCCGAGAAAAACGGCCTCGATTTTGTCGCCCCGCCCTTGGCGCTGTGCACGGACAATGCGGCGATGATCGCATGGGCCGGGATCGAGCGCCTGCCGCTGGGCGAATTCGCGCCGCTGGACGTATCCGCACGCCCGCGTTGGCCACTGGACCCGGATGCGGAAGCGGTGCGCGGAGCAGGGGTAAAGGCATGA
- the hemC gene encoding hydroxymethylbilane synthase, which translates to MADIPRNHPVLRLGTRQSPLAMAQARETANRLCAAHGWAEGAVELVPVVASGDKIQDRPLAEIGGKALWTKELDAWLAAGEIDASVHSLKDVETLRPEQFTLGAILERADRRDRLLGAASIRAIPQGAVVGTSAPRRAAQLLHARPDCKVVTFRGNVATRMAKLASGEADATFLAAAGLERLGESGVGTPLDAQDWLPAPSQGAIAVECRSDDQEVRALLSAIDHAATRAEVLAERALLEALGGTCHSPIAVLCEQDGDALAMRAAIYSADGADRTEGEARFAAGDLDAPRALGRDLLARATPAIRALFGGEP; encoded by the coding sequence ATGGCCGATATACCCCGCAACCACCCCGTCCTGCGCCTTGGGACCCGGCAGAGCCCGCTGGCGATGGCGCAGGCGCGCGAGACCGCCAACCGCCTGTGCGCCGCGCATGGCTGGGCGGAAGGGGCCGTGGAGCTGGTCCCCGTGGTGGCCAGCGGCGACAAGATCCAGGACCGTCCGCTGGCCGAAATCGGCGGCAAGGCGCTGTGGACGAAAGAGCTGGATGCCTGGCTGGCAGCCGGCGAGATCGACGCCAGCGTGCATTCGCTGAAGGATGTCGAGACCTTGCGGCCCGAGCAGTTCACGCTCGGAGCGATACTGGAGCGGGCCGACCGGCGCGACCGGCTGCTGGGCGCAGCCTCCATCCGGGCCATCCCGCAGGGCGCAGTGGTCGGGACGAGCGCACCGCGCCGCGCCGCGCAGCTGCTGCATGCAAGGCCGGACTGCAAGGTCGTGACCTTTCGCGGCAATGTGGCGACCCGCATGGCCAAGCTGGCTTCGGGAGAGGCTGATGCAACCTTCCTCGCCGCCGCCGGGCTGGAGCGGCTGGGCGAGAGCGGTGTCGGCACGCCCCTTGATGCGCAGGACTGGCTGCCCGCGCCATCGCAAGGTGCGATTGCCGTGGAATGCCGCAGCGATGACCAGGAGGTGCGCGCCCTCCTGTCGGCAATCGATCACGCTGCCACGCGGGCCGAAGTGCTGGCGGAACGCGCCCTGCTGGAGGCGCTTGGCGGCACCTGCCACAGCCCCATCGCCGTGCTGTGCGAGCAGGATGGTGACGCGCTGGCCATGCGGGCCGCGATTTACAGCGCGGATGGTGCGGACCGGACAGAGGGCGAGGCACGCTTTGCAGCTGGCGACCTAGACGCGCCGCGTGCGCTGGGCCGCGACCTGCTCGCACGCGCCACGCCTGCAATCCGCGCCCTGTTCGGGGGCGAACCGTGA
- a CDS encoding uroporphyrinogen-III synthase, with product MTGSILCIRPEPGCAASVAAGRELRLEITALPLFAVEPVAWDVPEPAAFDAVLAGSANAFRHGGEGLGVLTGLPVLAVGKATAQAAEDAGFAVEATGQGGLQGVLDSQAAEARRLLRLAGEDRVPLDLPDGVSMKEAVVYRSRALSLPDDAAGRMGENPVVMLHSARAASHFADQLERIGGRRGDVRIAALGQRIAQAAGPGWAEVAIASTPSDQALLALVAQMCHSSGLNAPLS from the coding sequence GTGACCGGCAGCATCCTCTGCATTCGTCCGGAGCCGGGATGCGCGGCCAGCGTGGCGGCGGGCCGGGAGCTGAGACTGGAGATTACCGCGCTGCCGTTGTTCGCTGTGGAGCCCGTCGCCTGGGATGTCCCGGAGCCGGCGGCCTTCGATGCCGTGCTCGCAGGCAGCGCGAATGCCTTTCGCCATGGCGGCGAGGGACTTGGCGTGCTGACGGGCCTTCCGGTCCTCGCCGTGGGTAAGGCAACGGCGCAGGCAGCCGAAGACGCGGGCTTCGCGGTGGAGGCGACCGGGCAGGGCGGATTGCAGGGCGTGCTGGACAGCCAAGCCGCAGAAGCGCGGCGACTGTTGCGGCTGGCCGGCGAGGACCGCGTCCCGCTGGACCTGCCGGACGGCGTCAGCATGAAGGAGGCGGTCGTCTATCGCAGCCGCGCGCTGTCCTTGCCGGATGACGCCGCAGGCAGGATGGGTGAGAATCCGGTGGTGATGCTGCATTCGGCTCGCGCTGCCAGCCATTTCGCCGATCAGCTCGAGCGGATCGGCGGCCGGCGCGGGGATGTGCGCATCGCCGCGCTGGGCCAGCGGATTGCGCAGGCGGCTGGACCGGGCTGGGCCGAAGTCGCGATCGCATCCACACCTTCGGATCAGGCTTTGTTGGCGCTGGTGGCGCAAATGTGCCATTCATCGGGCCTAAACGCGCCGCTGTCATAA
- a CDS encoding mitofilin family membrane protein: protein MDMYSASSARPSAARERGPAGTARLMTLVALGSFLLGAVAIGVMTWDSDHFGDGTIFRVRSDGMSPAAAATLPARTGATDDALVENVITQQGGLDQRLAALEQRLSSLDLRAEAAAGNAARAEGLLIAFATRRALDRGAPLGYLADQLRLRFGESKPNAVQAILDFEQDPVTKTDLLTRLDSLSAALQESPGDEGVFPWLSREMGSLFRIRSEDTPSPLPQRRLERARMYLEVGDVDKAVAEVKALPNAVAAADWISDAGRYGRVQQALDVIETAAVLETRGLKDGSGEEVETPGAAQTLPRS from the coding sequence ATGGACATGTATTCCGCCAGCAGTGCGCGGCCGAGTGCCGCCCGTGAACGTGGCCCAGCCGGGACCGCGCGCCTGATGACGCTGGTCGCGCTGGGCAGCTTCTTGCTCGGCGCTGTCGCCATCGGCGTGATGACATGGGATTCCGATCATTTCGGCGATGGCACGATCTTCCGCGTGCGCAGCGATGGCATGTCGCCCGCTGCGGCTGCGACGCTGCCTGCCCGGACCGGCGCCACGGACGATGCGCTGGTCGAGAACGTCATCACCCAGCAGGGCGGACTGGACCAGCGGCTCGCCGCGCTGGAGCAGCGCCTGTCCAGCCTGGACCTTCGGGCAGAAGCTGCCGCCGGCAATGCCGCGCGCGCGGAGGGGCTGCTGATCGCCTTTGCCACCCGCCGCGCGCTCGATCGCGGCGCACCGCTCGGCTACCTCGCCGACCAGCTTCGCCTGCGCTTTGGTGAGAGCAAGCCCAATGCCGTGCAGGCCATCCTGGATTTCGAGCAGGACCCGGTCACCAAGACCGACCTTCTGACCCGTCTGGACAGCCTTTCCGCCGCCCTGCAGGAATCGCCGGGCGATGAGGGCGTGTTCCCCTGGCTTTCGCGCGAGATGGGCTCGCTCTTCAGGATCCGCAGCGAGGATACGCCCTCACCGCTGCCGCAGCGCCGGCTGGAGCGGGCGCGCATGTATCTGGAAGTGGGCGATGTTGATAAGGCGGTGGCTGAGGTGAAGGCCCTGCCCAATGCCGTGGCGGCGGCAGACTGGATTTCCGATGCCGGGCGCTATGGGCGTGTGCAGCAGGCGCTGGACGTGATCGAAACGGCAGCCGTGCTGGAAACGCGCGGGCTGAAGGATGGCAGCGGCGAAGAGGTGGAAACGCCGGGCGCCGCGCAGACCCTGCCGCGCAGCTGA
- a CDS encoding FAD-dependent monooxygenase translates to MADKRDLLIIGGGLVGMTLALTAAKKGFSSHVVDRADPASQMADGFDGRASAISTASWRLFRNIGLDETLEPKGCEIRSIAVTDGMKPGRIDFTPEAHEGTLGRMFANRVLRQALFEAAEAEDAIAWHPRAEVTARDRSPHGVSATLADGTKLEAALMIAAEGRGSPTRDNAGITIAKWDYSHRAIIAGLSHERPHDGTAWEIFYSDGPFALLPLLDDEDGTHRSALVWTVSESDAAGVLKLGERAFAAEVAKRMHGVFGAVEVTSARSSYPLGFHHTAKITGDRLALVGDAAHGIHPIAGQGLNLGLRDVGALVEVLSDGRRIGLEPGDAQLLDRYEKWRGLDAFSVALATDGLTRIFGIPGRVPSAIRRLGMGAIQRTPRLKSWFMDEARGVTGDVPELLKA, encoded by the coding sequence ATGGCGGACAAGCGCGATCTCCTCATCATCGGCGGCGGACTGGTCGGGATGACCCTGGCCCTGACGGCCGCGAAAAAGGGTTTCTCCAGCCACGTGGTGGACCGGGCCGATCCCGCTTCGCAAATGGCCGACGGCTTCGATGGCCGCGCCAGCGCCATCTCCACGGCCAGCTGGCGCCTGTTCCGCAACATCGGCCTGGACGAAACGCTGGAGCCGAAGGGTTGCGAGATCCGCAGCATCGCGGTGACGGACGGCATGAAGCCGGGCCGCATCGACTTCACGCCCGAAGCGCATGAAGGCACGCTGGGGCGCATGTTCGCCAACCGTGTGCTGCGCCAGGCCCTGTTCGAGGCAGCCGAGGCCGAGGACGCCATCGCATGGCATCCGCGCGCCGAAGTCACCGCGCGTGACCGCAGCCCGCACGGCGTATCTGCCACGCTGGCCGACGGCACGAAGCTGGAAGCCGCGCTGATGATCGCAGCCGAGGGGCGCGGCAGCCCCACGCGCGACAATGCCGGCATCACCATCGCCAAGTGGGATTACAGCCACCGCGCCATCATCGCGGGCCTCTCGCACGAGCGTCCGCATGACGGGACGGCGTGGGAAATCTTCTATTCCGACGGCCCCTTCGCCCTGCTGCCCCTGCTGGACGACGAAGACGGCACGCATCGCAGCGCGCTGGTCTGGACTGTATCCGAAAGCGATGCGGCAGGCGTGCTGAAGCTGGGCGAGCGCGCCTTTGCGGCCGAAGTGGCCAAGCGCATGCATGGCGTGTTTGGCGCGGTCGAGGTCACCTCGGCGCGCAGCTCCTATCCGCTCGGCTTCCACCATACGGCCAAGATTACGGGCGACCGGCTGGCGCTGGTGGGCGACGCGGCGCACGGCATCCACCCGATTGCAGGGCAAGGCCTGAACCTTGGCCTGCGCGATGTGGGTGCATTGGTCGAAGTGCTGTCCGACGGCCGCCGCATCGGGCTGGAGCCGGGCGATGCGCAATTGCTGGACCGTTACGAGAAATGGCGCGGGCTGGATGCATTCAGCGTGGCACTGGCAACCGACGGGCTGACCCGCATCTTCGGTATTCCCGGGCGCGTGCCATCGGCCATCCGGCGGCTGGGCATGGGCGCGATCCAGCGCACGCCGCGCCTGAAAAGCTGGTTCATGGATGAAGCGCGCGGCGTGACCGGCGATGTGCCAGAGCTGCTGAAAGCTTGA